A stretch of DNA from Lysinibacillus sp. B2A1:
AAAGTAGCAGCATTAAAGCTTAATGCGACAGCTACACCACGTGAAGTATATTTTTCGATTCGTAATACTAAACGCAAAGTTGATGACAAAGATGTTTGGGTCAAACAAGTTGAAATGGGCATCGAGGGCGATGGAAATGATGCTTTGTTAGCAAATTTTGGACGTGATGTTGAAACGATTCATCAATTTTGGTTGGTGCGTGAAAATGACAAATTCGAATACCCAACATTCAAGGGTATTGAATTTACACCACCTATTTGGACACCGACAGGACAGGGGAAAGTTGTTCGTGTTGTTTACCCCATTACTAAGAAAAGCGGGCAAACGGAATACTTTATTGCTGAAAGAGCAGACGTTATACGCAATCTCATTGCTCATGTAAAACAAAACTTGATGAATGAAACTTTTGGAATTGCAAAGGATCGGTACAAAGCAACTGCTGAACAAAAAAAACAAATAGACTCAAAGAAGAATGAAATTTTCAACAAGATAGAAAAATCGGGCTTAGATGCAGCTCTAGCAGATGAAGAAATTGCGGAACATGTCAGTCCTGCTTGGAAAGACCCACAAAGCCGAGAGTCAATGATTATCCGTAAGATGCGTAATAACATCGTTAAAAAGATTCCGAAAGATTTTGGAGCTGCTTTCATAAGTCTGTTGAACGGTAACAACAATGAAAGTGAATCGGAAGAAAACCGAGTACGCAAAGAAATCTATGAAAATGCTAATCAGGAATTGCTAGATTTTGAACCTATTGAGGAAACCCTACAGGAGCAACAAATGAATCAATCAATTCAAGAGTCTGAAAACATCCAAGATGCTGAATATGTGGAAGTAAAATCACAAGAGCCACCTCGAAAAGAACAACCACCATTTGCAGATGGACCTGACTTCTGATGATTAAAATTCAGACATTGGCAACAGGGAGTAAGGGTAACTGTTATCACATTGATGATGACAGTACCCAACTACTCATTGAGGCAGGCATTTCATTTAAACAAATTCAGCAAGGTATAAACTTTCAAACTAGCAAAATAGAAGGTGTATTAATTAGTCATGAGCATTTAGACCACAGCAAAGGCGTACAAGGCTGTTTGCAACGTGGTATGACAATTTATATGTCAGCAGGCACAAAGAGCGCTATGGGCTTGGAGAACGCTCAAATACGCACTGTAAAGAGCAAGCAACAGTTTCATATTGGCACATGGACGATATTACCGTTTGATGTACAGCACGATGTCCATGAGCCACTAGGGTTTATATTGCAAAGTGATAACGGTGGCAAGCTGTTATTTGCCACTGATACTTACTACGTCAAATACAGATTTAAAGGATTATCACACATCATGATCGAGTGTAATTACGATCAACAAACACTTGACGAAAATGTAGAGAGTGGGCGAGTACACCCAGCAATGCGTAAACGTGTTATGCAGTCACATTTTGGACTGGAAAATCTATTAGGCTTCTTCGCTGCTAATGATTTGAGCAAAGTCGAAGAAATACATTTATTGCACTTATCGGACAATAACAGCAATGAGGCACGTATCCAACAAGCAGTAGCAAGGGCTACAGGCAAGATGATTTATATACCTTGAAGGGGTTGAACATATGCAAACAACAAGAAATTTCAGCCGCAAATGTGTTTACGCTGTAATAAAGAACGATTTACACAAAAAGATTGTTGAAAGTCAGCTACGTGGATGGCGTGTAAAAGGTGAAATCAAGCAACTCTCAAACGGTCATTGGGCGTGTTTAATGATTAGAAATAATAAATAGTAAGGGGCGAAAGCAAATGGCTGAAATCACTTGGATAAAGCTTAAAACAGATATGTTCGACAACGATAAAATCAAGCTGATTGAAGCATTACCAGAGGCGGACACAATACTAATCATTTGGATTAAGTTACTGGCTGCTGCTGGTAAGGCTAATTCAAACGGCTACATTATGTTGACCGAAAATATACCAATGAACATTGAGGAAATGGCAACTATTTTTGGACGTCCACTTAATACGGTACGCCTTGCTATTCAAACGTTTACGCGCTACGGAATGATTGAAATTGATGAAAACGAGGTAGTCCGTGTTGCAAATTGGGACAAGCACCAAAATATCGATGGTATGGAACATGTAAAAAAACTAAATGCTGAACGTCAAAAACGCTATCGCGAAAAACAGAAGCAAGCTCAATTAAATGCTCCTGATGATAAAAAGTTACAAAAAGATGAGAACGAAATACCTCCTAATGAACCGAATAACAACAGTAACGTTACGAATAACGTTAGCGTGACGTTAAGTAACGGAACAGAGAGAGATAGAGATATAGATTTAGAAAGAGATATAGAGAAAGAGAGAGAGAAAGAGAGAAAAAAAGAAGGAGCTTCGCCACACGCCTCTCCTTCCAATATTTCTCCAATTCATAATGACTTTAAAATCGTTCAAAAATTCTTTGAACAAAAATTTAGGAAAAGGACAATTGAGGATGACAAGGATTTAAACAAGCTGTATGAATTTTATCCTGATGGGCGTTTAATCATCGAAGCTATGAAAATCGCATTGCAAAAAGAAAAGCCTTTTATTAGCTACTTTCAAAAGATTTTATACAACTGGTCTGCTGAAAAAGCTATAAACACATATCAAGATTTTCTACAGAAAGGTGGTCAATCAAATGCAAGCAATAGGGGACAATCCCTTTCTACAACAACTGATGCAGAGGAAAGACTTCGCCGACAGAATGAACGCCTCAAAAAGTTTTTATAAAGCAAAGGGGACTGAGTGTGAAACACAACCAAATGATAAATGCCCTTTTAACAAATGTGATGGCAGTGGCTTCTTAAAATTTATTGATTGGACTAAGAAAGTAGATGCCATTGATAATCCAGAAAAGTACCGTTTGAAAAATCATGAAATTGAGTGGATTGAAAAGTGCGAATGTCATGAAAAAATCGAGATGGATAAGCTTATTGCTGAAAGAGTATCAACTGCAGGCATTCCTGAGAAATTCCGTAAAGCTAAAGTACTAGGTTTTAAAGTAGAGTGCTATAAAACTCAAGAAAACAGAGATGCAGCAACAATTGCTAAGAAGATGGCAACGCAATTTGTGGAGCGCTTTGAGGAAATGGAAACCATAGGCAAGGGCTTGTACTTATATAGCCGAACAAAAGGCAGTGGGAAAACGCGATTAGTTAGCAGTATAGCTAACGCTTTGCTAAGCAAATTTCAACGCAATGTAATGTTCATCAAAGCGGCAGATATATCAGCTCAAGTACGCAAAACGTATAACAAGAAAGCTGAAATTACAGAAGATGAGGTGCTAGAAGTCTTTCGCTCAATTGAAGTGTTAGTGATAGATGATTTAGCTGTAGATGATCCAACAGGCTACGTAGAGGACTTATTAGGCAAAATATTAGATCACCGTATGGACAGGCAACTAATAACACTTATTACTTCCAATCGCACATTGAACGAAATAGATAGCATTTATCAAAAGGGTATTGTTGGAAGTCGAGTTAAAAAGTTATGTTATGAGATTTTAATGCCAGAAGAATCAGTTCGAGACGATGAGGCTGAACAAGAAAAAGACCTGGTAGAAAAAATACTATTAGGCAACTAAAACTAAATGAATTGAGGATTGAATATGGCTTTTCAAATACCAACAGCAGACCATTTAAGACAGGTAGCTAACCAAGGATATATCACATATCGTAAAAGCGTTTTAGAAGGTCCCTTATTTAAAAAAATACTACGAAAAATTGAAGATGCAGCAATAATTGGCGGCACAAGCTGGGAATGCCTTATTGAATCAGATGAGGAATATAGAACATTAAAAGTCATTCAAGCAGAGTTACAAGGCCATGGATACGACTGTAAATTTAAGTATTTACCCACAATTCAACGACCTTGGTACTTTGTTGTGGCTTGGGGGTGATGATATGACAGCATTTGTAGACAATCATACAAGCGACAATGTAACAACGTATATCGGCTTTAAATCAATGCCATATGCAACACTCTACTGGCTAGTGGATGGCGTAAGACAGTATAAAACGAAATGTTACACATCTGCAGAACTTGTAAATGCTGTAACAAATCGCACTCAACTAACTAATGGACTAACATTTGATGTCGAATATCCAGCAACAGGCGGTGAAGTGTGATGGATGGAAAGGAGCACGCTATTGCCATGACACACGAGGGGCAAATGAACATATTTGAAGCATCGTATATGCAAGAACACACAGAAAAGTGGGAGGAATCAAAGATGGTTGAACAAGCAATGGCAAAATTACAGGCAGAGCTTAGAGTAAATGGGGTACACCCTTATGTTTCAGCAATAGGAAATTTTTTAATGGACCACATAAAGGATAACCCTTCAGCAGCAGAAAAAATTATGACCAAGGATAAAACGATTGTCGGCAGTATGAAGGCGATGAGTAAGATAGCTGAAAAGCAAAAAGTTGACAATTGTGCAGTTTTAACACCTGAGCAAGGGTATAAGGCGGTACTTGATTACTTTGGCATCAAAACAGCAGGTACTGCACCGATTGTTAAAGCAGTTGCACCAGTAACATTGAATGATGCACCAAAAGAGTCAGTTGCTACTGCTCCAAGACCTACACAACGTTTTGAAGCTTCACTGGACGAATTTTTATAAGGGGTGACACCGATGGAACACGATGAATTTATCGAATCATTACTTGCACATTTTCCATCCGAAGTACCTGAACATGTGCAATTTGAAGCAGAAGAAAAGGCATTACTATTAAGCAGATATATTTTTGTTAGCAGTGGAAAGAATCGGATAGGCTACTGTACACATTGTCGGAGTACATTTCCTATTGAAGATCCGATTAAGCAAGATGGACAAGGTGAATGCCCTGCATGTTTTTCAAAATGTAAGTACAAAAAAGCGTGGCTAGGGAGAAAAACTTTAATCGACACTGCTTGTATATTACATTGCCAAAAATCTGTATTAGATCCATCTGTGGTAACAGTGGAATGGCTATATGTTTCTCGCGATTATAGAGAGGGTTTCGAAAATGTGAGTACAGAGTATACACCTGTTGCGCGGTTTGTATACGACTATGAACATAAAATCTGCCAAAAAATCGAATGTGGTTATAGTGGACGATGGTGGGCAGAAGGTGGATTCAGCACACCTAGCTTCTTACAAAATAGAGCCTTTATGTCCAGGAGAATCATGAATGAAACATTTGAAGATGGTATTGGTGGAACGTCTTTTCAATACAGTGGTTGGCAACGATACGATTATGAAGATGTATTAAAGTACCTACCGTTGGTTGCAAAATATCCGAGCGTGGAAATTCTAACGAAAGCTGGATTAGACAATTTCGTAAAAGCGAAAATATATGGCTATAAAACTTTTAGTGCAATAAATTGGTCAAAATCAAAATTACATCACATTTTCAAGATGTCTAAGCAAGACTTTCAAATGTTAAGAGAGAAAAACTTTGAAAATTCATTGTATTACGTAAGAGATTTTCTTTTTAAGGCTTGGGTGGTTCAACAATGGCGCAAAGAAAAATCGAAAATGAATATAGATGAACTACAAAAAGTCATGGAAAGCTTCAGTGTAGCAGACGACATGAAAACATTTAAATTTATCAGAAAGTTCACTTCCCTTCATCGCCTGTTTAATTACGCAAATAAGCAATTTCAAAAGGATGAGAAACACTTTACAAGGCGTCATCAAGTATTGGTTACCTGGCGTGATTATATAAATGATTGTCAAAAGTTAAATATTCACATAGATGATGCAATCATTTTTCCGAAAAGCTTGCGAAAGGCCCATGAAGAGACCATTAAACGTGTGAAACATTATGAAGATGAGCTAATGCGTAAAAAAGCAAAAGAAAGATATGAAAAAATCAAGCATTATGAGTTTGAACTCGGACAATTAAAAATAGTTGTTCCACATACAGCTAAAGAAATTATCGATGAGGGCAATAAATTGTCACATTGTGTTGGAGGATATGCGCAACGACATGCGGATGGTCAAACAACAATATTATTTGTTCGCAATATCAAAGAACCTGATGAATCATTTTACACCGTGGAAGTTAAAGACGGTAAAGTTTGGCAAATACGAGGCTTCAAAAATAAACCTGCAACAGAAGATGTACAAGCATTTGTTGATGAATTTAAAAAACAAAAGCTTACTAACATGAAAGTGAGGAAAGCAGTATGAACCAATTAACAACAGAGCGCTCCACAGATGTCATAGCAGCTGAGATAAATGCAATTAAGTATCAAACACAAAACATGATGCTCCAGGCTTCGGCAGAAATAGGCAAGAGGCTCACTGAGGCAAAGGCACAATTACAGCATGGTGAATGGGGTAATTGGTTGAAAGAAAATGTTGAATATAGCCAATCCACAGCTAATAATCTTATGCAAATTTATAACGAATATGGAGTAAATTCACAAGCGCTTGGGAATTTAAGCTATACCAAAGCCGTAGCCTTACTGGGGGTAGATGCGGAGGAACGTGAAGTTTTTATGCAAGAGAATAATGTTGATGAAATGTCAGCAAGAGAACTCCAGAAAGTCATCAAAGAGAAACAACAACTTGAAAAAGAAATGGCCAATCGTGAGAAAGCTATTGCAAAAGAAAAAAAGTTACTTGAAAAAGATATACAAGAACTAACGACACAACTCGAAAATGCTCGTCAACAACACGATGAGAATGAAGCTTCTGAAAAAGAGATTAATAGACTCACACAAGAATTAGCAGTAGCTGAATCTAGAGCAAAGCAATTAGAAGTTGACCTTAAAGCCAAACCTCTTGAAGCTGAAACAATAGAACTTATTCCTGATGAAGTGCAAAAAGAACTGGATAGTTTACGAAAGAAGATGTCCGAATCATCCGATCCAGCTGAGGTTAAGTTCAAGGTAATGTTTGATTCATTGATAAAAACATTTGGGGCTACGTTAGAAGCAGCAGAGGATATTTCGAACCATGACATACGTGTGAAATATAAAAATGCTATTCATAAGCTTATGGATAAGATGCGAGCAACGTTAGATGGGGGGAGCAACTAGTCATGTTAGACATCGCTAGAAAACGCCAAGTAACAACTCGCAAGGACTACGAATGTTTTGCGTGTACCAAGACAATCAAGAAAGGCGAGGAAGCTATTTATGTAACAGGTAAACAAGATAATCAGCATACACGGGTATATTTGCACCCAGAGTGCAATATAAAAACCGCAAAAAGCTTAGCTAATGCCATTTATTACAACTGCGCTAATAAAATGACTATACCGAAATGGATGGTACAAGACACAAATAAAAAGTCATAGCACTGCAATGCTATGACTCTCGCTCTCCTATGGAGGCTACTCAACAGCATTATATCATAGGAGGGCAAAACTATGTTAAAAGGCCAAATAGCAGTTACTAAAGAAAATTTGTTGCAGTGGATTGAGGACTATAGCTGGATGATTGAGTCAATAGAAGAAGCAAGGCAGCCAGTAGCTAAAATCGATAACAACAGTTATATCGGGGCAAAAACGGCTATGTATGGCATTGAAGCAACATTACCAAGGGCAAGTGGTGGGACAAGTGATCCAGTTTTTATTGAGGTGCAGAGACGTGTTTATACAAGTAACAAGCGTATTCGTGAATATGAAATTAAAGTATCAGAAGTTCAAAAGCGTATTCCGTTAGTACAAAGTGACAGAGAGGTTGAAGTGCTTCATAGATTGTTGGACGGGGATAGTATGCGAGGGATTGGCAAGCATATGAAGCTCTCTAGTACAACAATATTTAGAGTTAGAAATAATATTTTGAATCAGATGATTAAATAGAGTAGGTATAATTAAATAGTAACTAGAGAAGCTTGTATAGTCTACTTTAGTAGGCTTACAAGCTTCTTTTAGTGAGAATTACTTTTCGTAGATAGTTTTAGACATATTAATTATGGTAGGGTATATTCTATTATGAATTTTATAACAAATTTGATACCAATATACTATTAATTAGGTGAAAATGATATGATTGACTGGTATAAATAGAATTTAAAGGAAAGGATGTTTGTTATGCAAAAAGATGGAAAAATAATCTCTTTTATTAATATGAAAGGTGGAGTAGGGAAAACAACTTTGAGTATAGGTGTAGCAGATTTTTTAGCACATTACAAAAGTGAAATGACAGATGGTGAAGATAATTTAAAAATTTTAATTATTGATGCAGATCCACAATTTAATGCTACACAAGCTTTATTAGATAGCTACTATTATGGAGATTATTTTAAGGATATACTACCAGCTGGTAAAACTATAAGTAAATTATTTAGACCCCAAGTCCAATTTTCAGAGCAATATAAATCTCCAACAGCAGAAGAAATGATTATAGAATTAACGGATAAATTACATATAGTATGTGGTGATTTAAATTTAGTTTTAGCTAATAAATCTAGTGACTATACACATGTTAAACGTTTGAAAAGATTTATTCGAGACAATAATCTGAGAGATATATATGATTTAATAATTATAGATTGCCCACCAACTCTTACCATTTATACAGATAGCGCATTAATAGCATCGGATTATTACTTAATTCCAAATAGAATTGATAGATATTCAATAATAGGTATCTCATCTTTACAAAAAGCTATTAATAATTTAAAGGGTGAAGAAGATATTAATCTTGAATGTTTAGGATTAATTTATACAATACTTGATGATGAACTTACTCAAAAACAACATGTAATGAAGGTGAATTTCGAAAGGAAGAAAGAAGTTCGACAACTTTATATTTTTACGGGTTATACTAGTAATGTGAAAGATATTCAAGTTGGAAAGCAAGGTCCAATTCCTACAAGATATAAGAAATCAAGAGAAGATTTAAATGATATATGCAGTGAAATATTAGATAGAATTCAGCAAGGGGCTGAGGTTTAGGTGAATCTATATAATTACTATAGAAGTGAATTAAAATCTAAAAATATAGCTAAGTATAAGGTAATTGGTATTACAGCTGAATTAATATTAGATACTACTATTTTTGATAAAAATGAGGATATCATTCCTTTTTTAAAGAATATCTATAATTTAGCATTTAAAGAATATGTTATTCAATCAAGAACTACTATTATTGCAAGAACTACGAGATCAATTTATGAAATGAATGATGTTCAATATGAGAGTGTAAGAAAAAATTTGTTAAAATTTTTAAATGGTATGTTGGATGCAAAAAGTGTAAATAAAATTCCTAAAAATGTAAAAATAGATTTTAGTAAATGGATGGACGGAATAAGCGATGGGGAAATTTGACTTGACAATCAAAGAGGTTTCAGAGGTTAAAGGGGAAATTCAGAGATTTATTGATTTAGAATTTTCATTTTTGGAAATTAAGGATAAAAATAATCTTATATTTATTTTAAAAAAAATCGTTTTTTTAAAATATTTAATTCGTCAAGAATCTTCAAATTACATTTTAAACGCTTTAACTTCAGATATTATGTATCTTATAGGAAATATGAAAAAAGGTGAAGAAAGATACTATTATTTCAATATTAGATCAATTATTGAACAATCACTTAGATTAATAAATAATTTAACCTCAACTGACACTATTTCAAATAGTTCTGTGATGGAAAATACCGATTCAATAGTTAATCAATATAATGCTTCCATAAATATGGATATAATAAAAGATGAATATATAAAATCCTGCCGCTATGTACATGGAAATGAGAATGCAAACATGAATTTGGCGGTTATGTATCAAGACTGCATCCAAGAGAAAGGAATAATAGAAGGGATTTCAGTAAAACTGAATCAACTTGTTAAATTATTACAAGCATTGTTTGATCTAATAATAATTACTCAAAATAATTTAATTGACGCTGCTTTCTTTAGGAGAAAAACAATCTTAGAATACTTAGTGGGGACAAAATCTTTTATAGTATTTGAAACTTATAAACAAGAATAAAGCTAGATTATATAAATGATGAAACAAATGTAACAATAAGAACAAATGTAAAACATGTAGCATGTTTTGTGATAGAAAAAACATGAAGTAAACTCGGAGGTAGGGCGGCACGGTAAGGTTTTCCTCTCTTGGTATTTTTCAAAACCTAAATATTAGGGACAGACCGACGACCGACCAACGCTGTTAAAACTATCAGCGAAGAAATGATGTACATGGCCAGCTCATATTTTTTAAGAGAATAGATATCTTAATTAATATAAAAGGCAAATAAGACCAAAACACAATTCACTTTACAAATAATAATGTGGTGCTGCTCTACCGTGAGAGTTGCAAGTAAGCTAACTCGACAATTTACCACAATAAGCTTTCATCTTAGGATGAGGGCTTTTTCTTTTGCGAAAATACAACCTAAGGAAAAAAATATTTTATCAGCTATTAAAATTATTGAAGATATACTTCATGTAATTTATGAATAGGATAAATTCAATATCTTAGGTAAAAAGAACAAAAAAAGCATTCATTAGGGTGTTTTTTTATTTCACAAAGTAATTAGTATAGTGGGGTGATGCCATTGATTGAACATAAATTAAATCCAAAACAACCAGTGGGACTATTAAATTGGTAGCCTATATTTATAATGACAATTCATTCCATATATCCTATGATAATAGTACATAGGAGGTGTGTGATATGCCAAGTATCAGTCGTAAGTATGGTGTAAATTTATTTAATCCTAGTAAAATTATGGAACAATATAAGGATGTAAAGTCCTTAGAAAAATTAAGTGCTAATGAATTAGATATAATGATTAGTACAACAGAATATGAAATTCAAAGAGTAACAACTTATAAAGGGTTGTTTATGTCAACTTTAAGTATCGTAATCGCTTTA
This window harbors:
- a CDS encoding MBL fold metallo-hydrolase encodes the protein MIKIQTLATGSKGNCYHIDDDSTQLLIEAGISFKQIQQGINFQTSKIEGVLISHEHLDHSKGVQGCLQRGMTIYMSAGTKSAMGLENAQIRTVKSKQQFHIGTWTILPFDVQHDVHEPLGFILQSDNGGKLLFATDTYYVKYRFKGLSHIMIECNYDQQTLDENVESGRVHPAMRKRVMQSHFGLENLLGFFAANDLSKVEEIHLLHLSDNNSNEARIQQAVARATGKMIYIP
- a CDS encoding chromosome partitioning protein ParA, producing the protein MFVMQKDGKIISFINMKGGVGKTTLSIGVADFLAHYKSEMTDGEDNLKILIIDADPQFNATQALLDSYYYGDYFKDILPAGKTISKLFRPQVQFSEQYKSPTAEEMIIELTDKLHIVCGDLNLVLANKSSDYTHVKRLKRFIRDNNLRDIYDLIIIDCPPTLTIYTDSALIASDYYLIPNRIDRYSIIGISSLQKAINNLKGEEDINLECLGLIYTILDDELTQKQHVMKVNFERKKEVRQLYIFTGYTSNVKDIQVGKQGPIPTRYKKSREDLNDICSEILDRIQQGAEV